The following proteins are encoded in a genomic region of Aquella oligotrophica:
- the rpsA gene encoding 30S ribosomal protein S1: protein MENFASLFEQHLAQLEMREGEVIDATVVAVDNKYVTVTAGLKSESSIALSEFKDELGNLEVKVGDVVKVAIEAIEDGYGETRLSRDKARRIAAWEELEGALERGDVLTGGVYGRVKGGLGVMYKNVRLFLPGSLIDVRTVRDFTPYETKPVEFKVIKVDRRRNNIVISRKAVLVERNGEDSKAIAEKMQEGNVVQGIVKNITDYGAFVDLGGIDGLLYITDLSWKRVKHPSEVLTVGQEIEAKVLKFDQEKHRVSLGLKQLSNDPWFGVAERFPVGTRLHGKISNLTDYGAFVELEPGIEGLVHVSEMDWTNKNVNPSKLVKLGDEVQIQILEIDPEKRRISLGMKQCQANPWVEFAEKNQKGDRVAGQIRSITDFGLFIGLAGGIDGLVHVSDISWTLSGDAAIRNYKKGQDIEAVILSVDIEKERIALGIKQLDNDPYANFLNLNDKGSIVKATVKEVSAEQATVELAAEIEATLPAREFSSERVDDLTKVVNVGDELEVMITNIDRKTRAITVSIRAKDSKDEAEAIKKVKQADKTAGTTNLGSLLQDKLSQG from the coding sequence TTTGCAAGCCTATTTGAACAACACCTAGCACAACTTGAAATGCGTGAAGGTGAAGTTATTGATGCAACAGTTGTAGCTGTTGATAATAAATATGTAACAGTAACAGCTGGTTTGAAATCTGAATCATCAATCGCACTTAGCGAATTTAAAGATGAATTAGGCAATCTTGAGGTTAAAGTTGGAGATGTAGTAAAAGTTGCTATTGAAGCAATTGAAGATGGTTATGGCGAAACTCGTTTATCGCGTGATAAAGCACGTCGTATTGCAGCTTGGGAAGAATTGGAAGGCGCGTTGGAGCGTGGTGATGTTCTAACTGGTGGTGTATATGGTCGCGTAAAAGGTGGTCTTGGTGTTATGTACAAAAATGTACGTCTATTCTTGCCAGGTTCACTAATTGATGTACGTACTGTACGTGATTTCACTCCATACGAAACTAAGCCAGTAGAATTTAAAGTCATTAAAGTTGATCGTCGTCGTAATAATATCGTTATTTCACGTAAAGCAGTTCTTGTTGAGCGTAATGGTGAAGATAGTAAAGCTATTGCTGAGAAAATGCAAGAAGGTAATGTTGTTCAGGGTATCGTTAAAAATATCACTGACTACGGTGCATTCGTTGATCTTGGTGGAATTGATGGCTTGTTATATATTACTGATCTTTCTTGGAAACGTGTTAAACATCCGTCTGAAGTATTAACTGTTGGTCAAGAAATTGAAGCTAAAGTATTGAAATTTGATCAAGAAAAACATCGTGTTTCTCTAGGTTTAAAACAACTTTCTAATGATCCTTGGTTTGGTGTTGCTGAGCGTTTCCCTGTTGGAACTCGTTTACATGGCAAAATTTCAAATCTTACTGATTATGGCGCATTTGTTGAGCTTGAGCCAGGTATTGAAGGTTTAGTTCACGTATCTGAGATGGATTGGACTAATAAAAACGTTAATCCTTCTAAATTGGTTAAACTTGGTGATGAAGTTCAAATTCAAATTCTTGAAATCGATCCAGAAAAACGCCGTATCAGCCTTGGTATGAAACAATGTCAAGCTAACCCTTGGGTTGAATTTGCTGAGAAAAACCAGAAGGGTGATCGTGTTGCTGGACAAATCCGCTCGATAACTGACTTCGGTCTATTTATTGGTTTAGCTGGTGGTATTGATGGGCTAGTTCATGTATCTGATATTTCATGGACATTGTCTGGTGATGCAGCTATTCGTAACTATAAAAAAGGTCAGGATATTGAAGCAGTTATCTTGTCGGTTGATATTGAAAAAGAGCGTATTGCTCTAGGTATCAAGCAGCTTGATAACGACCCATATGCTAATTTCCTAAATCTTAATGATAAAGGTTCTATAGTTAAAGCTACAGTAAAAGAAGTTAGTGCTGAACAGGCAACAGTTGAATTGGCTGCTGAAATTGAGGCTACTCTTCCTGCTCGTGAATTTTCATCTGAGCGTGTTGATGATTTAACTAAAGTAGTTAATGTTGGTGATGAGCTTGAAGTTATGATCACAAATATTGATCGTAAAACTCGTGCTATCACGGTGTCAATTCGTGCTAAAGATTCAAAAGATGAGGCTGAGGCAATCAAGAAAGTTAAGCAGGCAGATAAAACTGCTGGTACAACTAACTTGGGATCTTTACTACAGGATAAATTGTCACAAGGATAA